The sequence GGCGCTTTTTTAGGGGTTTCCTCATcactttcctttcttcctcGCTGTCCAGCCATCCGCTTGTTTTATGCTCCTGCAACCCCCaacacttgatttttttttttaaggattccCTGAGCTTGGATCAGCATAATCTATCACTATGCACATTGTAACTCAGGCCTCCTCCCTATCTCCATGCCcgcattgtcatgttgaaatcGGATTAGATGGGAAGCCATTTGCCTCTTCTGTGTTGGCTCTGGACTCTTTTTGTATATTAGCACAAGGAATGACAAAAAAGCTTGCAGGCAGTATCACCATTGTGCATCGAAAGAATGACGAATGGCGTGCAGTTTAAGTCGAGCATGTTTTGGTTTATACTCCACTTTCCATTCAAGACATTCAAGAGGGCTGTATAAACAGTTTTCAGTTGCAGCAGAGAATTTTGAATGTGCGTGTGCTCGCGAAGTGTTGTTTGCATTTATATCTCCAGAAATGGTTTGCTGGCGGAAAGATCTGTCATGCTCTTGCATAAAACCACATGCTGTATCTGTTTTGATTTCAATAGGCTATTAATGAGCTTTTGGAACAGCCTTGCTTTCCCCCACATCTACACCATTCACCCCTCTGATGTGTCAGCAATCAAGCAGATATTATCATAATTAGATCACTGGCACTGCATTAGGATTACACAAATCTGCCAACATCATTTCCATAAGGCATTTTATTGGTTACCTGAAGTTACCCTGGgtattttctcttttccccTCACCATTCCCTCTTTTTCTGGGGTTCTTGCATTAATGGAGAGCCGGTGTTACATGAATTAGCCATGAGCTAGATGGACATGAACTACATTCCAGCTTTTAGAGTATATTTCTGAAGAATAGCTGAGGCTCTTGGGAGGAATAAAGCATTACAGACTTTTGTGCGtacagaaaatgtgtccaaCGTTGTAGTTTCGACGTCTTTTACCtttctcagtgtgtaaatactTTGTGTAGGATTACACAGTGTTTGAATGGGATCCACTACAATAGTAGTGTCTACACAATGGTGTATCAGTGCCCTCGCCTTAACAACAAAGGCGAGGCTCAGAGTAACAACAGGCTAACTGGAGTCTTATCTGTGAGAGTGTGTTCACCCTGATAGACCAATGCCCTCGGTTATCTCCCCCTTCCTTTGTTTCTTCCGCCTTTGAGTGCTTTAAACTgcttatttgctgtttttggtTGTCGGTGTCTcccttgagtttttttttttcctgctagagtgtctgtatgtgtttttctttttgagtgGACTGATACTATAACATAACAGAAGGAACCGTTCTAGCTGTTGTAGTTTCCAGTCCATAATCCAAACCCCTCCCATCCAGCCAGCACCAGAAACTACATTTGATCCCACGTATATATCACAGACGCTAGTTTTCTTCCTGGTGCGGgggccagagagagaaaggtgatCCATATCCCAATGTCAGTCAAACCGCTCTTATCGCCTCCACCATAATCTAGACTCTGCGGTTGGCCACCAAATCTGAAACCTAATGCTGAGAGAGCGGAGCGCGTTCACTTTTCCTTCAAAACCAGTTGTTCTCAAGTACCTCTTGATTATATGTCTGCATGTAACATATCTGTGTAAAGCCCACCAGCCAGCCCTCACCCAAAACCGAACCCACTCTCGTCAAAAAAACCAGATTCCCTCTCTGAAACAAGCCTCATCATCTTTCAGCGCtgtagcatttttaaaaaaaattttttgggGTCAGAAGGGGGGTGGGGCACCGTGGCACGGCTATGCCTGAGTCAGCAGGGCAGGCTGTTTTTTCTGCCCTGATATTATAAAGAGGGAGGGTGGATTTTGATTAAACTTGACCACTTTGGATCAGCTGTGAGGTATGGGGAAAGACGAGCTCAGGGAAGAACACATCAGCTAATGGAATTCACACACGCTGTgagataatttattaaaaatgcatcGTAAGGGTGATCAAATTATTCACTATGAAAATTATTAACAGAGCAGGTTAGCCGCAATTAGAAAGGGGAGGATTGAGGAGTCTGAGAAGAGGTGGGAAAACCTCTGCTCCTTATCCCTAATATGGTTAAGTTCAGGGTTGGTCATGCTTAGAAATTCCTGTAAATGCTTCCCTGTTCTTGATTATGCAGTAAATAAgggttttctgttttctgtcagagGTGAGATATCTTATGAGTGAGTGAGCATGTTGATGTTGGAGAGCTGCCTGCACTAATAGGTTTTTGAGCCCTATAATGAGGCTAAGCAGGCTCAGTGAGTCATTGATTACAGAGCACAGTACACTCCATCAACTTGATTACATTACGCAAGATCTTGCTCCACCTTACCCTTCTCCTAACCTCCTTGTGTctgctttcatctttttttcaggGAGCTAATGCCCAAAACCCTAGAGGGCCAGATCACCATGGAGAAAACCCCCAGCTACTTTGTGACCAGAGAGGCTCCAGCCCGGATCTCCGCCATGTCCCGGGACACCAAGCTGATCGTCGTCGTGAGGGACCCCGTCACCAGGGCTATCTCGGACTACACACAGACGCTGTCTAAGAAGCCTGACATTCCCTCTTTCGAGAGCCTCACCTTCAAAAACAGGACTACGGGGCTCATCGACACCTCGTGGAGCGCCATCCAGATCGGCATCTACGCCAAGCACCTGGACAACTGGCTGCAGTACTTCCCCATGGGCCAGATCCTGTTTGTTAGCGGCGAGCGGCTGATCAGCGACCCGGCCGGAGAGCTGGGTCGCGTGCAGGACTTCCTGGGGCTCAAGAGGATCATCACAGACAAACACTTTTACTTCAACCAGACCAAGGGTTTCCCGTGCCTCAAGAAGGCAGAGGGCAGCAGCAAGCCCCACTGCCTGGGCAAAACCAAAGGGCGGACCCATCCAAACATTAACCCTGAGGTGGTGCAGAGGCTACGGGACTTCTACAGGCCCTTCAACATGAAGTTCTACCAGATGACGGGACATAACTTTGGTTGGGATTGATGTGAAAATCATGGgggacatttttttatttttttcatttgttgaaaagttttttttttttctctgtaattcAATGGCAAGATGTGGAGATATTgctatatatatgtaaaatgtacagaaatctattttataataatttatttttatttctaagcAATTAATTCACTAAGCTGCCTAACCATAATTGTACATAACATCTGGCCCACGTGTTGTTTTTAACATTcctcattttaattttgaattCTCTCGCTCCTCCCTTGTGGTCCTGTAAACTCAGTGGATTTATAGTATCGGTGCTTCAAAATGCAGGTAATCAGCAATGACTGAATAAGAAATTAGGGTGGAAAATCCTAGTGAAAAGCACCATATTACGGGTACAGAGTGCTCACGGAGAAGTGGAGAACGTCTATCCATGTGCATCCTCATTCATTTATGCATcataacttcattttttttcaaacccTGTCGTTCTGAGTGTCATTCTTCTATAAGGTGTTTCACTAAAATACAGATCCTccagttaagttttttttacagtgcagtttTCCTACACTGGCATCGGCCTAAGCAGCAGACCTCATGTCCCTTTCCACTCAATAACAGGTAGATCAATAGACCTAATTGATCCTCATTGTGTCACTCATGCTTAAAGTATACAGCTGCCCTTTCATTCTTGGTGCTCCTGCTGCCTGCTCTAATGAATGACCCATCCATCAAATGTTAAATCCTATCCCGGACCACATAAGGGCCCATGTTAACATTATGCTAATCGGGTAAAGGTAACTGGCAGATCGATGGAGCCTCCACTCTCTAACTCCCCATTAGGAGCAGTGTTGGCTCAGAGCCAGGCTCGTGCCCTATTCGTTCAGTTCAAAGGTCACACAAAGTCTCAATCAAATTTCCTTGAGAGGCATTTGATTGGTTGAGAAGAGCAGAGCCGGTGCACCGCGGGTCAGGTGGAGTGTATACCTTGTTTTTACAGTAAGATGGAAAATCTTTGCGTGAGGTAGCAGAGGCATATCTGTTAGAAATGGAGCATGAAGATAGAAAAGatgacagacaaacaacaacTAGGCTTCGCCTCAATGAAATAGCGCTTCTTCAAAAAGAAGTCCGCCAGGCCCCATCTTAAAtcccagacaaaaaaaagatcaaaggaagaggaaaaggttTTTGTGAAGCACTCTCAGCACAGCAAGAATTGCCTCAGGCAGGGTTTCAGTGTCTAACCTCTCTAGTGTCATCAAAAAAAACCTCATGTGCCATCGTCCATGGCCTATATACTTTATGCCTTATTCACCCATGCCATCCTCACACATCTCATCTCTCCATGACCGATTTCAACTCTCTTCTTGTTGCCAAAAAAAACTTTGGGTTGATATCATATTTCACACAGCTTAAGTCACTATCTCTGCATTTCCCCCCCCCGCATtgcttctttgtttttgtctttctagTTCAATTCTTGATATGCAAGAGGCAGAATATGCGCAGTTATCATTCTTTGATGTGCAGCCCTATCTCTTTGCAGCGAGTGGCACGCTATTATAAGGGCACAGGGATGCTGCCATGCTATGCTACGTTATGCTGTGCTATGCTATGCATGCTCAATGCGGTGGCCATTAAGAAAATGCAGGGATAAAGGGAAGGGAATATTAGTGTCTAGAGGAGGGCTTTATGTGTTTAAGACTGAATGTACACAACCTATCCTTACACGAGTCCCTCGAATCATGCATTTTAAAGTGTCAGATTGTCACTCAGTTTTAGTGAAAGTTCAATTtgattgtcttttcttttaaaaaaaaatgttgtgccTCTTTAACTATCCAATCCAACACAGTTAGCCTGCTCCTGtcattaaaacagatgatgACCCCGAagtcagctgttttttttctcttattttccaGCTGAAGCCAGCTACCTGGTTTAGCCTCAAACCAATGGTTTGTAGCAAAGGGAGATGGAGGCTTgttacactgtattttttttttgttgtgctATCCTTTGCTTTCAATCTGCCTGAGCGATGATACTCCTAGTGAGAATTTATGCGGAGAAAGCCTTCATCGCCCCTTCTCTCCTTAGTGCAATGTTTgattattacaaaaaaaaaagaagcatttatGATGGTCTCTCTTACCAAGCTGTCGCATTCTGGAAAGAAACTTTATCTTCTGGCATTTTCCCTGTAATTGATGGAGTACTGCATTTGAATTCTGGTCAGGTTCATGTAACTGAGGGAatatctgaaaaaacaaaaaaacaaacaaaaaaaacaaacaaaaaaaaaaacttgcactCATGGATGTACTCCATGTTGCTGCATCGGTTATGGTTGAGTTTTATTCAACCTGTTTTGAGATCTAAAATTGTTAGAAATGTTTGTCTTACCCACATATAATATGTATTTAGACTAGCAGATCTGtatgtacaaaaatgaaaaagacatgtAAATCAAGTATTTTGTGGTATGTACATCAAAGGAATTAATTTTACACAATGCAAGAGCAAAATGGAACAGATGTTTCTAGATGATTAAATACTGAACATTCATAATATTTCTTTGtatgaagaaataaataaataagtatataTTTTACCAAAACCTCATGTGtctgactttttttgtgtgcttgatttttattatttaaacgGAAAATtacacagtgtttgtttttttaaatgaataatatcTGTAAAGGATATGACAAAGGTTAAATCTCATGAAAGAAAATTATCTCATAAAATCTTTGACAGATAGTGTAGTAGTGGAAGCAGGCGGTCTCTGTTGGGTTAGAAGAAAGATTTTGAAGTCTGTCTCAATTTTTGGAACAATGAGCTGCTCTAAGATACAACAAATGCATCTATCACGTCCTTGAAATCTACAGTTCAATGTGTCCATTTTCTCACTTCATCATGTTATTATGTCATTTACGAGGAATATGTGAAGACTCTGGGATGTTCAACATTAAATGGTTGATTCacccaaaaacagaaaaacaaaactgtcactTCTACTGGTATGTAGATAGTTTTGGATTTATTTTCTTACCAGTCAAAAGTCCTGCCCGTTCTCCTTAATGGAGaagtgtgtccagacttttgactggtactgtatgtatatatgagATCTTTTTATCAGGAGATAAATGGAATATAGTTTGTAGTGCTCAGCTAACAACATAAGGCCTCtgattaaaacatgattttaaatatttcggatattttatatattatgtcTAAATaaccaacagtcagtgtgaaacaaaaaacaccttTAGATATTATTTATTAGGAGTTTAACACTCTGCTAATCTGCTTTATTGGTAGGCTTCTGTGTAGGTGTGGTGTGATCATATTTCTGTAACAGTGCCCAAACAACCCATCAGCTGTCATCAGATTTTGATAAAATCTTGATTGGTAAACAGAAGAACatgacatcatcttttttttccccagttgAGTCCCCGCCCACTTCAAACCATagagaacaaaagagaaaaacaagacacGTAGATATCTCTGATGGGAAATAACCGAAACTGTTCAGAaaactgtgtgttcatgtaggtTTCCATTACTCATAGAAAGAAGCTGATTGGTAAAATAAGTTTTCAAGGCCCtaaaaaacatcaacagcagtttctctttccagaaacagtgaCCAATTAGGGAactatttctttggtagaaaacATTTCCAATGAAAAGGGCcgtgctgctgttgtttttttcccccctaaatATAATATAGGcctaatataatatttttttgtcatttgggtgAACTAATCCTTTAATAGATTGAGGCCTCAGACAGACAACTTGCTAATACAACAGATATGTAACAGACCTTTTGCAGTaaggcaggtttttttttaagctttaatGCTCCACCTGCTGTTTACATTCCCCATTTGCTGCTTGCTGCTACTGCTAATGTAGCATTTCATAAGTAAGCTAGGCTGGCAAAAGCTTGATTATGTCATTTCAGGACGACTTTACGGGGcaaacagtgttgtttttgaagTGATGTTGTTGCTTCATCCTTCAGTCATATCAGCTGTGGGCCACACAGGTGCATTTCAAGCTGGAAGTCTGAGTTTTGACTATGATGTTTTGCTTTGGACTAGAACACTTTTCCCAAAGGTTTTACTACTCTTCTGAGGACCCAAAGACCAGTGCTTCACTACTCCAAGGTAGGCCACTAACTGTTTGTCCTAATGTGCATGTGAGTTGATGTCTTGACCCTGCTgagttggtgtttgtgtgttaacaTTAAGTTGGCTACTGGCTGCTAATTTCTGCAGTATATTCTGCTGATGCATCTAGTTGGGTGCAGTATTTGCTGTGGTTGatcagagtttatttttctgacacacgcattatgaagctttttttta is a genomic window of Thunnus maccoyii chromosome 20, fThuMac1.1, whole genome shotgun sequence containing:
- the hs3st3b1b gene encoding heparan sulfate glucosamine 3-O-sulfotransferase 3B1b; translated protein: MEYSLVCQSLYAFWSSPVKKKLILLSIMFLIWVYMLYSCVGYCSTMPSVVVDSYRGKETGSAVGKRTESSRTDLVSRLLAKPQPWEDIETDYEEPSIRTAASRDLLNNELETDRADDWDEMRGEQKRVPEPSAMSSFSNGSGSKKLPQAIIIGVKKGGTRALLEFLRVHPDIRAVGAEPHFFDRNYENGLEWYRELMPKTLEGQITMEKTPSYFVTREAPARISAMSRDTKLIVVVRDPVTRAISDYTQTLSKKPDIPSFESLTFKNRTTGLIDTSWSAIQIGIYAKHLDNWLQYFPMGQILFVSGERLISDPAGELGRVQDFLGLKRIITDKHFYFNQTKGFPCLKKAEGSSKPHCLGKTKGRTHPNINPEVVQRLRDFYRPFNMKFYQMTGHNFGWD